Genomic segment of Deltaproteobacteria bacterium:
CGCTCCCGAAGGCGAAGCCACTGCTCCTGAAGCTGCGGCCGAAGGCGAAGCCACTGCTCCTGAAGCCGCTGCTCCAGAGGGTGCAGTCACCGCTCCTGCGCCCGCTCCCGAGGAATCTTCCGACAAGGACAAGGCTAAAAAAGGCGAGGTAGACACTAAAGATTCGAAGAAGGAATCTAAAGAGTCACCCGATGAAGCAGAATCCGATAAAGAGGCTAGCTCTGAGACCGATGGTGAAGAAACCGAAGAGTCTCAACCTGAGGGAGAAGAGTAATGCGGCGCCATACTAGTTGGTTGGTAGGTTTAGCTTTGATGACCGCTTGTGGTCCTAAGCCTGAGGCCCCAGAAGTTGCGCCACCGGAACCGGTTGAGGAAAGCGTTGCAGAGCCTGAGGTTTCCGCGCCAGAAGAGGTCGCCGCTGGCCC
This window contains:
- a CDS encoding Toxic cation resistance protein, with product PEAAPEGEATAPEAAPEGETTAPEAAPEGEATAPEAAPEGEATAPEAAPEGEATAPEAAPEGEATAPEAAAEGEATAPEAAAPEGAVTAPAPAPEESSDKDKAKKGEVDTKDSKKESKESPDEAESDKEASSETDGEETEESQPEGEE